One region of Oxalobacteraceae bacterium OTU3CAMAD1 genomic DNA includes:
- a CDS encoding LacI family transcriptional regulator codes for MAITIKDVAQEAGVSVASVSRALNGHASITDDTRKHILAVVKRMRYMPHVGARSLTTSFTNTIGVLLPDLYGEFFSEIIRGIDVAARARGLHLMVSSLHGDADEVALSIRAMRGRVDGLLVMSPHVDAALLSDNLPEDLPIVLMSTAAGGTQYASISFDNYSGAYAMVAHLVGQGYRRIAFLAGPAGNFEAQERLRGYHAALAALAPQAVPQVFEGDFSEESGQRVGQALALAADRPDALFAANDMMAIGALLELRQHGLELPRDIALAGFDDIRIARYVSPALTTVRVPIVDLGVRALERLHAQIGQPGNTPVTAHTLAAELVVRASTGGSQHS; via the coding sequence ATGGCGATAACGATCAAGGACGTGGCGCAAGAGGCTGGCGTGTCGGTGGCGTCGGTGTCGCGTGCGCTCAACGGTCACGCCAGCATCACCGACGACACCCGCAAACACATTCTGGCGGTGGTCAAACGGATGCGCTACATGCCGCACGTCGGCGCCCGCAGCCTGACCACCAGCTTCACCAACACCATCGGCGTGCTGCTGCCCGACCTGTACGGCGAGTTTTTCTCCGAGATCATTCGCGGCATCGACGTCGCCGCGCGCGCCCGTGGCCTGCACCTGATGGTATCGAGCCTGCACGGCGACGCCGACGAAGTGGCGTTGTCGATCCGCGCCATGCGCGGCCGCGTCGACGGCTTGCTGGTGATGTCACCCCATGTGGACGCGGCGCTGCTGTCCGATAACCTGCCCGAAGACCTGCCGATCGTTTTGATGAGCACCGCCGCCGGCGGCACGCAGTACGCGTCCATCTCGTTCGATAACTACAGCGGCGCCTACGCGATGGTGGCGCATCTGGTGGGGCAGGGCTACAGGCGGATCGCCTTCCTCGCCGGCCCGGCAGGTAACTTCGAGGCGCAGGAGCGGCTGCGCGGCTATCACGCGGCGTTGGCCGCGCTGGCGCCGCAGGCGGTCCCGCAAGTGTTTGAAGGCGACTTTTCGGAGGAGTCGGGGCAGCGCGTCGGCCAGGCGCTGGCGCTTGCGGCCGACCGCCCGGACGCGCTGTTCGCGGCCAATGACATGATGGCCATCGGCGCGTTGCTGGAGCTGCGCCAGCACGGCCTGGAGCTGCCGCGCGATATCGCGCTGGCCGGCTTCGATGATATTCGTATTGCGCGGTACGTCAGTCCGGCATTGACGACCGTTCGAGTCCCGATCGTCGATCTGGGTGTGCGGGCGTTGGAGCGCCTCCATGCCCAAATCGGGCAGCCCGGGAACACGCCCGTGACCGCGCACACGCTGGCCGCCGAGCTGGTGGTGCGCGCTTCGACGGGAGGTAGTCAGCACAGTTAG
- a CDS encoding TonB-dependent receptor: MNNTLRHTPSLRLSAMAAALAAALLTAIPAHAQLSSATIQGQVTSGAAPSAGSPVTATNQLNGYVYNTVTRADGSYVLTGVAPGTYQIKVGDQKSELVTVSVGQTSQVNLALQGGVQQVVITGSASRRDVAGSEVGTSVSREQIEKLPQVTRNFLSFADLAPGVRFSVDNSGNVKLQSGSQNQDNVNVFIDGVSQKNNILRGGVSGLDTSRGNPFPQSAIAEYKVIAQNYKAEFDQVSSAAITAITKSGGNELHGDAFWDHTGTNLTAKDPFQKESEERGVGRPKSSQDQYGMTLGGPIKKDVAHYFFAYEGKKIDSPRQVIAQRTDLLPNAGIVPSLLAQQGNAVSKFKEDLFLLKVDAQIAKNQRVEATARIRRETDMIPEDVKLSVAENVLNRSNDEDRLDFKHEWSNDDFLNEARIGYEKYSWNPHSNANTPYIKYQVSPSNTDINVVDVLVVGGSPNNQFRQQSGLLFQDDLTYTGKSGHTMKAGFKIKHITYDLSGTAFAVERRIERIDTVTGLPSLIRSEASVPPYGVEFSNNQYGIYFQDDWQATEKLLLNLGMRYDYEDNMLNDSYATPADRVALFGKQDPRDGAPVGQTYAQSLAKGGVNINDYISTGNSRKAFKKALAPRLGLSYDINGDRASVLFAGWGRAYDRTIANHALDEAQKNAQAGGEIWMIKNDHKMAYTDMWSFGLRQALGVWNGEAGYTNSRARNQFNWFGGNRDPQGGWGGASPIDPMFNSVPGYGTLVLGDFVSQAKTESVYLKMDKPYTKASTWSLGATYTYSKAETTNKEWTNEIFNWTYGRFASAWNPSTDVERHRLVVAGVSDGWLPWGLMLSGKVTLGSGLPYRITDCSTGFNQCVSAKGEGDRFRQVDVGLSKEVGFRFGRVSLRADVLNLFNSINYGGYDGWGGGPGNPQNRFGGDNRNLGKPNSMGGQMRTLKFSARYAF, translated from the coding sequence ATGAACAACACCCTACGGCACACGCCGTCCCTACGCCTGTCCGCAATGGCCGCAGCACTGGCCGCAGCACTGCTGACAGCCATCCCGGCGCATGCGCAACTGAGTAGCGCCACCATCCAGGGCCAGGTTACCAGCGGCGCGGCGCCGTCGGCCGGCAGCCCCGTCACCGCCACCAACCAGTTGAATGGCTACGTCTACAACACCGTCACGCGCGCCGACGGCAGCTATGTGCTGACCGGCGTCGCGCCGGGCACCTACCAGATCAAGGTCGGCGATCAGAAGTCCGAACTGGTGACCGTCAGCGTCGGCCAGACCAGCCAGGTCAACCTGGCGCTGCAAGGCGGTGTGCAGCAAGTGGTGATCACCGGCTCCGCGTCGCGGCGCGATGTCGCCGGTTCCGAGGTCGGCACCTCCGTCTCGCGCGAACAAATCGAGAAGCTGCCGCAGGTCACCCGCAACTTCCTGTCCTTCGCCGATCTGGCGCCCGGTGTGCGCTTCAGCGTCGACAACAGCGGCAACGTCAAGCTGCAGTCCGGGTCGCAGAACCAGGACAACGTCAACGTCTTCATCGATGGCGTCAGCCAGAAGAACAACATCCTTCGCGGCGGTGTCTCCGGCCTTGATACGAGCCGCGGCAATCCGTTCCCGCAATCGGCGATCGCCGAGTACAAGGTGATCGCGCAAAACTACAAGGCGGAATTCGATCAGGTGTCGAGCGCCGCGATCACGGCCATCACCAAATCCGGCGGCAACGAGCTCCATGGCGACGCGTTCTGGGACCACACCGGCACCAATCTCACGGCCAAGGATCCGTTCCAGAAGGAGTCGGAAGAACGGGGTGTCGGTCGTCCGAAGTCGTCGCAAGATCAATACGGCATGACCTTGGGTGGCCCGATCAAGAAGGACGTCGCGCATTACTTCTTCGCCTACGAGGGCAAGAAGATCGACAGTCCGCGCCAGGTGATCGCGCAGCGCACCGATTTGCTGCCCAATGCCGGCATCGTCCCGTCTTTGCTGGCGCAGCAGGGGAATGCGGTATCGAAGTTCAAGGAGGATTTGTTTTTGCTGAAGGTCGACGCCCAGATCGCCAAGAACCAGCGCGTCGAAGCGACCGCGCGGATACGGCGCGAGACCGACATGATTCCAGAGGATGTGAAACTGAGCGTGGCCGAGAATGTTCTTAATCGCAGCAACGATGAGGACCGTCTGGACTTCAAGCACGAGTGGAGTAACGACGATTTCCTCAACGAGGCCCGTATCGGCTACGAGAAGTACAGCTGGAATCCGCATTCGAACGCGAACACGCCGTATATCAAGTATCAGGTCTCGCCGAGCAACACGGATATCAACGTCGTCGACGTGCTGGTTGTCGGCGGCTCGCCGAACAATCAGTTCCGCCAGCAGAGCGGCTTGTTGTTCCAGGACGATCTGACCTACACCGGCAAGAGCGGACACACGATGAAGGCTGGCTTCAAGATCAAGCACATCACCTATGATTTGTCCGGCACCGCGTTCGCCGTCGAGCGGCGCATCGAGCGGATCGACACTGTCACCGGCTTGCCAAGCCTGATCCGCTCCGAAGCCTCGGTGCCGCCGTACGGCGTCGAGTTCTCCAACAACCAGTACGGCATCTACTTCCAGGACGACTGGCAAGCCACCGAGAAGCTGCTGCTCAATCTGGGCATGCGCTACGACTACGAAGACAACATGCTTAACGACAGTTACGCGACGCCGGCCGACCGCGTCGCCCTGTTTGGAAAGCAGGACCCGCGCGATGGCGCGCCCGTCGGCCAGACATACGCGCAGTCGCTGGCCAAGGGCGGCGTCAATATCAATGACTACATCAGCACCGGCAACAGCCGCAAGGCGTTTAAAAAAGCCTTGGCGCCTCGCCTCGGACTCTCCTACGATATCAACGGCGACCGCGCATCGGTGCTGTTCGCCGGTTGGGGCAGGGCGTACGACCGCACCATCGCCAACCATGCGCTGGACGAGGCGCAGAAGAACGCGCAGGCAGGCGGGGAGATCTGGATGATCAAGAACGATCACAAGATGGCCTACACCGATATGTGGAGCTTCGGCCTGCGCCAGGCGCTGGGCGTATGGAACGGGGAGGCGGGTTATACCAATTCGCGCGCCCGCAACCAGTTCAACTGGTTCGGTGGCAACCGCGATCCGCAGGGTGGATGGGGCGGGGCCAGCCCGATCGATCCGATGTTCAATTCCGTGCCAGGTTACGGCACGCTGGTGCTGGGCGATTTCGTCTCGCAAGCAAAGACCGAGTCTGTCTATTTGAAAATGGACAAGCCTTATACCAAGGCTTCGACCTGGAGTCTGGGCGCGACCTATACTTACAGCAAGGCCGAGACCACCAACAAGGAGTGGACCAACGAGATCTTCAACTGGACCTATGGGCGCTTCGCCTCCGCATGGAATCCGTCGACAGACGTCGAGCGCCATCGCCTGGTGGTCGCTGGGGTGTCCGATGGCTGGCTGCCATGGGGCCTGATGTTGTCAGGGAAGGTGACGTTGGGGTCCGGCCTTCCTTACCGCATCACCGACTGCTCGACCGGTTTCAATCAATGCGTGTCTGCCAAAGGCGAAGGTGACCGGTTCCGCCAAGTGGATGTCGGCCTCTCTAAGGAAGTCGGGTTCCGCTTCGGCCGCGTCTCGTTGCGAGCCGACGTACTCAATCTGTTCAACAGCATTAACTACGGCGGCTACGATGGTTGGGGTGGTGGTCCGGGCAATCCGCAGAACCGTTTTGGTGGCGACAACCGCAACCTCGGCAAGCCGAATTCGATGGGCGGCCAGATGCGCACCTTGAAGTTCAGCGCGCGCTACGCGTTCTGA
- a CDS encoding sugar ABC transporter substrate-binding protein has translation MLLMLACGLLASCAPRKEQGVVLKFWAMGREGEVVTALMPEFERTHPGVRVEVQQLPWTAAHEKLLTAFAGDVMPDIFQLGNTWVPEFAVLGALLPLDAQVAASKLVTQADYFPGIWDTNIVDGKLWGAPWYIDTRVLFYRRDMLALAGYAKPPQTWAEWMKAMNAIKRRVGPDNYAILLPSDEFEPLLALALQNDEPLLRDGGRYGNFRSAGFRRSLQLYADMYAQKLAPMNRITNVYHEFGMGYVSFYISGPWNMGEFKRRLPADQQEHWMTAILPGPSGPAASIAGGSSLVLSASSKHPREAWQLIEYLSRTDTAARFHELTGDLPPRRSNWSAPRLANDVYAQAFRQQFERVKPAPKVPEWERIATEMRLVAERVTHGELTVDQAVVALDAKADHILEKRRWMLARKEGR, from the coding sequence ATGCTGCTGATGCTGGCCTGCGGCCTGCTGGCATCATGCGCGCCGCGCAAAGAGCAGGGCGTGGTGCTGAAGTTTTGGGCCATGGGGCGCGAGGGCGAGGTGGTCACCGCGCTGATGCCGGAATTCGAACGCACCCACCCCGGCGTGCGCGTCGAAGTCCAGCAACTGCCGTGGACCGCCGCGCACGAAAAGCTGCTGACCGCATTCGCCGGCGACGTCATGCCCGACATTTTCCAGCTCGGGAACACCTGGGTGCCGGAGTTTGCCGTGCTGGGCGCGCTGCTGCCGCTCGATGCGCAGGTCGCCGCCTCGAAGCTGGTGACGCAGGCCGACTATTTTCCCGGCATCTGGGATACCAACATCGTTGACGGCAAGTTGTGGGGCGCGCCGTGGTATATCGACACCCGCGTGTTGTTCTATCGCCGCGATATGTTGGCGCTCGCCGGCTACGCCAAGCCGCCACAAACCTGGGCCGAGTGGATGAAGGCGATGAACGCCATCAAGCGCCGCGTGGGCCCGGACAACTACGCGATCCTGCTGCCGAGCGATGAATTCGAGCCCCTGCTGGCATTGGCGTTGCAGAACGACGAGCCTTTGCTGCGTGACGGCGGCCGCTATGGCAATTTCCGCAGCGCGGGTTTCCGCCGCAGCCTGCAGCTATACGCCGACATGTACGCGCAGAAGCTGGCGCCGATGAACCGCATCACCAACGTCTATCACGAATTCGGCATGGGCTACGTGTCCTTCTACATTTCCGGGCCCTGGAACATGGGCGAGTTCAAACGCCGTCTGCCCGCCGATCAGCAGGAGCACTGGATGACGGCCATCTTGCCCGGGCCTTCCGGTCCGGCGGCTTCCATCGCCGGCGGTTCCAGTCTGGTACTGTCGGCGTCCTCCAAGCATCCGCGCGAGGCGTGGCAGTTGATTGAGTACCTGTCCCGTACCGACACGGCCGCGCGCTTCCACGAATTGACGGGAGATTTGCCGCCGCGCCGCAGCAACTGGAGCGCGCCGCGTCTTGCCAACGATGTCTATGCCCAGGCATTCCGCCAGCAGTTCGAGCGTGTGAAGCCGGCGCCCAAGGTGCCCGAGTGGGAACGGATCGCCACCGAAATGCGGCTGGTCGCCGAGCGTGTAACGCACGGCGAGCTGACGGTAGACCAGGCGGTGGTGGCGCTGGACGCGAAGGCCGACCATATCCTGGAAAAGCGCCGCTGGATGCTGGCGCGGAAGGAGGGGCGATGA
- a CDS encoding sugar ABC transporter permease — protein sequence MNSRRAAWCFAGPALLVISVFFFLPVLAALVMSLTDFDIYALANLDNLRFVGLRNYAELLQTPLFWQALGNTLYFVVVGVPLSIAASLGAALLLNSRLTWFKGLFRTAFFAPVVTSLVAVAVIWRYLLHTRYGMINHGLDQLGISPVDWLNDPDWAMPAIILFAVWKNFGYNMIIFLAGLQSIPDDLYEAAGLDGAGVWGQFRFITWPMLGPTMLMVSILSMSAYFQLFAEPYVMTQGGPVQSTVSVLYFMYEQGFKWWNLGAASAVAFILFAIMFCVTLLQLRFAKGADA from the coding sequence ATGAACTCGCGCCGCGCCGCTTGGTGCTTTGCCGGCCCCGCGCTGTTGGTGATCAGCGTGTTCTTCTTCCTGCCGGTGCTGGCCGCCCTGGTGATGAGCCTTACCGACTTCGATATCTACGCGTTGGCGAATCTGGACAATCTGCGTTTCGTAGGACTGCGCAACTACGCCGAGCTGCTGCAAACGCCGCTGTTCTGGCAGGCGCTGGGCAATACCCTGTACTTCGTCGTCGTTGGCGTGCCGCTGTCGATCGCTGCCTCGCTTGGCGCGGCGTTGCTGCTGAATTCCCGGCTAACCTGGTTCAAGGGTCTGTTCCGCACGGCTTTCTTCGCGCCGGTGGTGACGTCGCTGGTGGCGGTGGCGGTGATCTGGCGCTACCTGCTGCACACGCGCTACGGCATGATCAATCACGGCCTCGATCAACTGGGCATATCCCCGGTGGATTGGCTGAACGATCCCGATTGGGCGATGCCGGCGATTATCCTGTTCGCCGTCTGGAAGAACTTCGGCTACAACATGATCATCTTCCTCGCGGGCCTGCAAAGCATCCCGGATGATCTGTACGAGGCTGCGGGCTTGGACGGCGCCGGCGTATGGGGGCAGTTCCGCTTCATCACCTGGCCGATGCTCGGGCCGACGATGCTGATGGTGAGTATCCTGAGCATGTCCGCGTACTTCCAACTGTTCGCCGAACCGTACGTGATGACGCAGGGCGGGCCGGTGCAGAGCACCGTCAGCGTGCTGTATTTCATGTACGAGCAGGGTTTCAAATGGTGGAATCTGGGCGCGGCGTCGGCGGTGGCCTTCATTCTGTTCGCGATCATGTTCTGCGTCACCTTGCTGCAACTGCGCTTTGCCAAAGGAGCGGACGCATGA
- a CDS encoding carbohydrate ABC transporter permease, whose product MTAFSWKPRALALNAVMLVAGALTLFPLLWMLSVSLMEPGESSAFPLPLVPRAATLHNYRELFTHAGIGRYLLNSLLLSCAATALSLLFNVSAGYAFAKLQFRGRDRIFKVMLGALVIPSQVAMLPLFLLLKYLGLVNTYGAVLVPAMAGIFGIFLVRQYALTIPDALLEAARMDGASEFRIFRVIVLPLLTPILVTLGIFTFLGTWNDFMWPLIVLTDKDLYTLPVALASLSREHVQDNELMMAGSVLTILPVLLLFLGLQRYYIQGLLVGSVKG is encoded by the coding sequence ATGACCGCCTTCTCCTGGAAACCGCGCGCGCTGGCGCTCAACGCTGTGATGCTTGTCGCCGGCGCGCTGACATTATTCCCGCTGCTATGGATGCTGTCGGTGTCGCTGATGGAGCCCGGCGAATCGAGTGCGTTCCCGCTGCCGCTGGTGCCGCGCGCCGCGACGCTGCACAACTACCGCGAGCTGTTCACGCATGCCGGCATCGGCCGGTATCTGCTCAATAGTTTGCTGCTGTCGTGCGCCGCGACGGCGTTGTCGCTGCTGTTCAACGTTAGCGCGGGATACGCCTTCGCCAAGCTGCAGTTCCGGGGACGTGACCGGATTTTCAAGGTCATGCTCGGCGCGCTGGTGATACCCAGCCAGGTGGCGATGCTGCCGCTGTTCCTGCTGCTGAAGTATCTCGGCTTGGTCAATACCTATGGTGCGGTGCTGGTGCCGGCGATGGCGGGCATTTTCGGCATCTTCCTTGTGCGGCAATACGCGCTGACGATACCGGATGCGCTGCTGGAGGCGGCGCGCATGGACGGCGCCAGCGAGTTCCGCATCTTCCGCGTCATCGTGCTGCCGCTGCTTACGCCGATCCTGGTCACCTTGGGTATCTTTACCTTCCTCGGCACGTGGAACGACTTTATGTGGCCGTTGATAGTGTTGACCGATAAAGACCTTTACACCTTGCCGGTGGCATTGGCATCGCTGTCGCGCGAGCACGTCCAGGATAACGAGTTGATGATGGCCGGCTCGGTGCTGACCATTTTGCCGGTGCTGCTGCTGTTCCTCGGCTTGCAGCGGTACTACATCCAGGGCCTGCTGGTGGGGAGCGTAAAAGGATGA
- a CDS encoding discoidin domain-containing protein, which translates to MRLIHMLTAGVVAALMSAAIAAEPTRVLDDFSSIDAWQAQASDGVQSAASAADGGLRLDFDFAGKGGYAFVRRALPLDLPDNYEISFYVRADAPVNHFEFKLTDASGDNVWWFPQQNYTFPNEWQLVRIKKRQVLFAWGPTKDRVLKHADRIEFVVSAGSGGGKGSIYLKQLTIRALPPVPDAWPKPVAQASSQLPGGAAALAVDGDAGTAWAGKNSKGKVQRLTIDLGAEREFGGLVLHWQGRRYASNYDIELSSDGRQWRMARRVVAGNGGDDPLRLAESEARYIRLVLRDGPSSAYALAEVDLKNLAWGATPNQFIEGVARGAQRGLYPRGFSGQQSYWTLVGVDGGGDHSALISEDGALESKQGGFSVEPFVRDGGRLVTWDDVKVSQSLREGYLPVPTVAWRHRDWTMSVTAAADGTPASSRLLAKYELKNLGATARRMQLVLAVRPFQVNAPRQFLNTPGGFSAIHDLRWDGKTVTVNGDGKIYPLQAPAGVALSSFDGGMLPGADRGRSSPRSLHDETGMASAAMTYDVMLPPYGSVVIGAVLPMAGGSAMSDISPSGRDAAAWLSGRQDAVAAEWRDKLNRVTLKVPGAGQHMADTLRSSLAHMLMTREGASLQPGTRSYRRSWVRDGAMMSEALLRLGQADIAADYLRWYAPYQFDNGKVPCCVDRRGADPVPENDSHGQLIFLAAELYRYTQDKTSLADAWPRIDAAARYMEALRQSERVEANRTPERRAFYGLMPASISHEGYSEKPMHSYWDDFWAMRGYKDAVHIAAALGKTDDERRLAAARDEYRRDLYASLDAATAVHGIDYLPGAAELGDFDPTSSTIALTPGGEQQFLPPAMLKATYDKYWDFFLARRDGRKAWEDYTPYELRNVSAFVRLGWRERAAQLLDYFYADQRPAKWNQWAEVVGRDMRQPRFVGDMPHGWISSDYIRAALDSFAYEREADRALLLAEGVPLDWLRGEGIGLHGLRTPYGPLSYKLAAGDGSLSLQVEAMRRTPPGGVVFTWPWDTEPGAATLNGKPVTWQNRHIRIDSLPAVLKISGAPL; encoded by the coding sequence ATGAGGCTCATACATATGCTGACTGCGGGCGTGGTCGCCGCGCTGATGTCGGCGGCTATCGCTGCGGAGCCAACTCGCGTGCTCGATGACTTTTCGTCCATCGACGCATGGCAGGCGCAGGCCTCGGATGGCGTGCAATCCGCCGCAAGCGCCGCCGATGGAGGCTTGCGGCTGGATTTCGATTTCGCGGGCAAAGGTGGTTACGCCTTCGTGCGCCGCGCGCTGCCGCTGGACCTGCCGGACAACTACGAGATTTCGTTCTACGTGCGCGCCGACGCTCCGGTGAATCATTTCGAGTTCAAACTCACCGACGCCAGTGGCGACAACGTCTGGTGGTTCCCGCAGCAGAACTACACATTTCCGAATGAGTGGCAACTGGTGCGTATCAAGAAGCGTCAGGTGCTGTTCGCGTGGGGACCGACGAAGGACCGCGTACTCAAACATGCGGACCGCATCGAGTTTGTCGTCAGCGCCGGCAGCGGAGGTGGCAAAGGTTCCATCTACCTTAAACAACTGACGATTCGTGCGCTGCCACCGGTACCGGATGCCTGGCCGAAGCCGGTCGCGCAGGCGTCGTCCCAACTGCCTGGCGGAGCAGCCGCGCTGGCGGTCGATGGCGATGCGGGTACGGCATGGGCAGGCAAGAACAGTAAGGGGAAAGTCCAGCGGCTGACCATCGATCTTGGCGCGGAGCGGGAGTTCGGTGGCCTTGTGCTGCACTGGCAGGGCCGCCGCTACGCGAGCAACTACGATATCGAACTGTCATCCGATGGCAGACAATGGCGGATGGCACGCCGTGTCGTCGCAGGCAATGGCGGCGACGATCCGTTACGCCTGGCGGAGTCCGAAGCGCGCTATATCCGGCTGGTGCTACGCGACGGGCCGTCGTCGGCCTACGCGCTGGCGGAAGTCGATCTGAAGAATTTGGCTTGGGGCGCGACACCGAACCAGTTTATCGAAGGTGTGGCGCGGGGCGCCCAGCGTGGATTGTATCCACGGGGCTTTTCCGGTCAGCAGTCTTACTGGACGCTGGTGGGCGTCGATGGCGGCGGCGATCACAGCGCGCTCATTTCCGAGGATGGCGCGTTGGAGTCGAAACAGGGCGGCTTTTCGGTTGAACCTTTCGTGCGCGACGGAGGTCGGCTAGTCACTTGGGACGATGTGAAAGTGAGCCAGAGTTTGCGGGAGGGGTATCTGCCGGTGCCAACGGTGGCGTGGCGCCATCGCGATTGGACGATGTCCGTCACCGCCGCCGCCGACGGCACGCCGGCTTCATCGCGATTGCTGGCGAAGTACGAGCTGAAAAACCTTGGCGCGACCGCGCGGCGCATGCAACTGGTTCTGGCGGTACGCCCGTTCCAGGTCAACGCGCCGCGCCAGTTCCTCAATACGCCGGGTGGTTTCAGCGCCATTCACGATCTGCGGTGGGATGGCAAGACGGTCACGGTCAACGGCGATGGCAAGATCTATCCTCTGCAAGCTCCCGCCGGCGTGGCGCTGTCGTCGTTCGACGGTGGCATGCTGCCCGGCGCCGATCGTGGACGATCCAGCCCGCGTAGCCTGCATGACGAAACAGGCATGGCTTCAGCGGCGATGACTTACGACGTAATGCTGCCGCCGTATGGCAGCGTTGTAATCGGCGCCGTGCTGCCGATGGCGGGCGGATCGGCGATGAGCGATATTTCTCCCTCCGGCCGGGACGCCGCCGCGTGGCTATCGGGCCGGCAGGATGCCGTAGCGGCGGAGTGGCGCGACAAGCTGAATCGGGTAACGCTGAAAGTGCCCGGGGCGGGCCAGCATATGGCCGATACATTGCGCTCGTCGCTGGCGCACATGCTCATGACGCGCGAGGGCGCATCGCTGCAACCCGGTACGCGCTCCTACCGGCGCTCCTGGGTACGCGATGGCGCGATGATGTCGGAGGCGCTGTTGCGACTTGGTCAGGCCGATATCGCGGCCGACTACCTGCGCTGGTACGCGCCGTACCAGTTCGACAACGGCAAGGTGCCGTGCTGCGTCGATCGCCGTGGCGCCGATCCGGTGCCGGAAAACGATAGCCACGGGCAGTTGATCTTCCTGGCGGCGGAACTGTATCGCTATACGCAGGACAAGACCTCGCTGGCCGACGCATGGCCGCGCATCGACGCCGCCGCGCGGTATATGGAGGCGTTGCGCCAGTCCGAGCGTGTCGAAGCAAACCGCACGCCGGAGCGCCGCGCTTTCTATGGTTTGATGCCGGCCTCGATCAGTCACGAGGGCTATTCGGAAAAGCCGATGCACTCATATTGGGATGACTTCTGGGCCATGCGCGGCTACAAGGACGCCGTCCATATCGCCGCGGCGCTTGGGAAGACCGATGACGAGCGGCGCCTGGCGGCGGCCCGTGACGAGTACCGGCGTGACCTCTATGCCTCGTTGGATGCCGCAACGGCGGTCCACGGCATTGACTACCTGCCCGGCGCGGCGGAACTGGGCGACTTCGATCCCACGTCGTCGACGATTGCGCTGACGCCCGGCGGCGAGCAGCAGTTCCTGCCACCGGCGATGCTGAAGGCCACCTACGACAAGTATTGGGATTTCTTCCTGGCCCGCCGCGACGGCCGCAAGGCGTGGGAGGACTACACGCCGTATGAGCTGCGCAATGTGAGCGCCTTCGTGCGCCTGGGCTGGCGGGAACGTGCGGCCCAATTGCTGGACTACTTCTACGCCGACCAGCGTCCCGCCAAGTGGAACCAGTGGGCCGAAGTCGTCGGCCGCGACATGCGCCAGCCACGATTCGTGGGCGACATGCCGCACGGCTGGATATCGTCCGACTATATCCGCGCGGCGCTCGACTCGTTCGCGTACGAACGCGAGGCGGATCGGGCACTGCTGCTGGCGGAAGGCGTGCCGTTGGATTGGCTGCGGGGAGAAGGCATCGGCCTTCACGGCTTGCGCACGCCGTATGGGCCGCTCAGCTACAAGTTGGCGGCCGGCGATGGTTCGCTGTCGCTGCAGGTGGAGGCGATGCGGCGCACTCCGCCCGGAGGCGTGGTCTTCACCTGGCCGTGGGATACGGAGCCCGGCGCGGCCACGCTGAACGGCAAGCCGGTGACATGGCAAAACCGGCATATCAGGATCGATAGCCTGCCGGCGGTACTGAAAATTAGTGGCGCACCGTTATAA